Proteins encoded by one window of Cloeon dipterum chromosome 2, ieCloDipt1.1, whole genome shotgun sequence:
- the Tes gene encoding testin yields the protein MSTRLAEQGSSTPGWVRDLEERRLQPHKLAHEVGAGAPCLTCAAACPGLDLHFWRKSCRNCKCSKEKHDVIDDSGSNQFEILLGAGNKKPTYKLHIGKDDDKENLLSFEWLPPGITPDVAELYMKGIPEALRPISGSEGAQKRREKLERQVPMHDLDPSKCHSLTEEEVVGLENYRQHLKEGAVGQGRVATLAAMLKELGMNYGALAKDGSVIMGMPLATADNRQQVKSNQQQAGKGAFLEKMLVGDANSNLQVPAAVDAEAETDFFPPPPSPHTLEQLQSTEPPNFNPENSAPNFLKRPSAYLPIPYGPPRNAALENANDETRPDITNENCVAPEVEETPKKPINLADVKTPALVPKENTNVPIRAERFDNNNADGDLPGDLAGLQLTGPAFEGGQAKCRECNLPAAPGDVIVTAERAGPGQFWHPACFVCSTCKELLVDLIYFHKGDKLFCGRHFAEEVNIPRCHACDELIFTTEYTLAEEKYFHVRHFCCIECDTPLAGLKYISREGQPCCLACYEAKFSKVCNTCNKLIGPSESSVIWQELHWHAREECFCCFNCKKSLLNNKFAVKEKQSLCSKACIEAFLRSRVAVTDL from the exons ATGAGCACCAGACTGGCGGAGCAGGGCTCCTCCACCCCGGGGTGGGTGCGCGACCTTGAGGAGCGACGGCTGCAG ccgCACAAATTGGCACATGAAGTCGGTGCTGGGGCGCCGTGTTTGACCTGTGCTGCAGCATGCCCTGGCTTGGATTTGCACTTTTGGAG AAAGTCATGTCGCAATTGCAAATGCAGTAAAGAGAAGCACGATGTGATCGATGACAGTGGCTCCAACCAGTTTGAAATACTGCTCGGAGCAGGAAACAAGAAACCAACAT ACAAACTTCACATTGGTAAGGATGACGACAAAGAAAACTTGCTCTCGTTTGAGTGGCTACCGCCGGGAATAACACCGGATGTG gCCGAGCTGTACATGAAAGGAATCCCAGAAGCGCTGCGTCCAATAAGCGGCTCGGAAGGCGCTCAGAAGCGCAGGGAAAAACTCGAACGACAGGTTCCGATGCACGACTTGGACCCCAGCAAGTGTCACTCGCTGACCGAGGAAGAGGTCGTTGGCCTCGAGAACTACCGCCAGCACCTGAAAGAGGGAGCCGTGGGCCAGGGCCGGGTGGCCACTCTGGCGGCCATGCTCAAGGAGCTGGGCATGAACTACGGCGCCCTGGCCAAGGACGGATCGGTCATCATGGGCATGCCGCTCGCCACCGCCGACAACCGGCAGCAGGTGAAAAGCAACCAGCAGCAAGCGGGCAAGGGAGCGTTTCTGGAGAAAATGCTGGTCGGCGACGCTAACTCCAATCTTCAAGTTCCTGCCGCCGTCGACGCAGAGGCGGAAACGGATTTCTTCCCGCCGCCTCCTTCGCCGCACACCCTGGAGCAGTTGCAGAGTACTGAACCGCCCAATTTCAATCCCGAGAACTCGGCGCCGAATTTCCTAAAGAGGCCAAGTGCCTACCTGCCCATTCCGTATGGTCCCCCGAGAAACGCCGCGCTCGAAAATGCAAATGATGAAACGCGTCCTGACATAACAAACGAGAATTGCGTTGCCCCTGAAGTGGAGGAAACGCCAAAGAAGCCAATCAACCTGGCGGACGTGAAGACTCCGGCCCTTGTCCCCAAGGAGAATACAAACGTGCCAATCCGCGCCGAACGCTTTGACAATAACAACGCCGACGGAGACCTGCCTGGTGACTTGGCAGGGCTACAACTGACCGGCCCAGCCTTCGAGGGTGGCCAGGCTAAGTGCAGAGAGTGCAACTTGCCCGCGGCGCCGGGCGATGTGATCGTCACCGCCGAAAGAGCTGGTCCTGGCCAGTTCTGGCACCCTGCCTGCTTCGTCTGCAGTACTTGCAAA gaaCTTCTGGTCGATTTGATTTACTTCCACAAAGGAGATAAGCTGTTTTGCGGTCGCCACTTTGCAGAAGAAGTCAACATTCCTAGGTGCCATGCTTGTGATGag ttaatattTACTACTGAGTATACTTTGgctgaagaaaaatatttccacgtGCGCCACTTCTGCTGCATCGAGTGCGACACGCCGTTGGCTGGACTGAAGTACATCTCGCGAGAAGGACAACCATGCTGTTTGGCCTGCTATGAGGCAAAGTTCTCCAAG GTGTGCAACACATGCAATAAATTGATCGGGCCCAGTGAGAGCAGTGTGATATGGCAGGAGCTGCACTGGCACGCCAGAGAAGAGTGCTTCTGCTGTTTCAACTGCAAGAAAAGTTTGCTGAACAACAAGTTTGCCGTCAAGGAGAAGCAGAGTCTGTGTAGCAAAGCGTGCATTGAGGCGTTTTTGAGGTCACGTGTAGCCGTAACAGATTTGTGA
- the LOC135935345 gene encoding serine/threonine-protein phosphatase alpha-2 isoform has translation MAETDKLNIDNIIGRLLEVRGARPGKNVQLTEAEIRGLCLKSREIFLSQPILLELEAPLKICGDIHGQYYDLLRLFEYGGFPPESNYLFLGDYVDRGKQSLETICLLLAYKIKYPENFFLLRGNHECASINRIYGFYDECKRRYNIKLWKTFTDCFNCLPVAAIVDEKIFCCHGGLSPDLQSMEQIRRIMRPTDVPDQGLLCDLLWSDPDKDTMGWGENDRGVSFTFGAEVVGKFLHKHDFDLICRAHQVVEDGYEFFAKRQLVTLFSAPNYCGEFDNAGAMMSVDETLMCSFQILKPADKRKFTYGGLNTGRPVTPPRGATNKAKKK, from the exons ATGGCCGAAACGGATAAATTGAATATCGACAACATTATAGGCCGACTTTTAGAAG TTCGCGGAGCTCGTCCTGGGAAAAATGTGCAGTTGACGGAGGCGGAGATCAGAGGACTCTGTTTGAAGTCCCGAGAAATTTTCCTGTCCCAGCCCATCCTCTTAGAATTAGAAGCACCACTCAAAATATGCG GCGACATTCACGGCCAGTACTACGACCTTCTGCGTCTCTTCGAGTACGGAGGCTTTCCTCCCGAGTCGAACTACCTCTTCCTTGGCGACTACGTGGACCGAGGGAAGCAGAGTCTAGAGACGATCTGCCTGTTGCTGGCCTACAAGATTAAGTACCCCGAGAACTTTTTCCTGCTGCGAGGCAACCACGAGTGCGCCTCGATCAACAGGATATACGGCTTCTATGATGAATGCAAGCGCCGGTACAACATCAAGCTGTGGAAGACATTCACCGACTGCTTCAACTGCTTGCCGGTGGCGGCCATCGTCGATGAGAAGATCTTCTGCTGCCACGGCGGCCTCAGCCCCGATCTGCAGAGCATGGAGCAGATTCGCCGCATCATGCGGCCCACAGACGTGCCCGACCAGGGCCTCCTGTGCGACCTCCTGTGGTCAGACCCCGACAAGGATACCATGGGCTGGGGCGAGAACGACAGGGGTGTGAGCTTCACCTTCGGCGCCGAGGTTGTCGGCAAATTCCTCCACAAACACGACTTTGACCTCATCTGCAGAGCGCATCAG GTCGTTGAAGATGGATACGAATTCTTTGCGAAGAGACAGCTGGTGACGCTGTTCTCAGCCCCCAACTACTGCGGCGAGTTTGACAACGCCGGTGCAATGATGTCCGTCGATGAGACATTAATGTGCTCCTTCCAGATTCTCAAG CCTGCTGACAAGCGGAAATTCACTTACGGAGGCCTCAACACTGGCAGGCCAGTCACACCACCGAGAGGCGCCACCAATAAAGCAAAGAAGAAGTGA